The Nocardioides sp. S5 genome includes a window with the following:
- a CDS encoding helix-turn-helix domain-containing protein, with protein sequence MTAAQARVLAAMREAGRAVTLTELQDLTGLHANTLRGHLDVLVAGGNASRIASRSGGRGRPAWSYLAREPEYAALAMALASGLDQGPDPDTGTRHTLDPAAVRGGRAWGERIRSQLGAVEDGRERVMLALTHTGFAPEADGDHVTLHACPLLDAARAHPGVVCAVHLGLVEGVLGRRGATLHPRPDTLGCGVGLP encoded by the coding sequence GTGACCGCCGCCCAGGCCCGCGTGCTGGCCGCGATGCGCGAGGCGGGTCGCGCCGTGACGCTGACCGAGCTGCAGGACCTCACCGGACTGCACGCCAACACCCTGCGCGGACATCTCGACGTGCTCGTGGCGGGCGGGAACGCCAGCCGCATCGCCAGCCGGAGCGGCGGCCGCGGACGTCCGGCGTGGAGCTATCTCGCCCGCGAGCCGGAGTACGCCGCCCTCGCCATGGCGCTCGCCTCCGGCCTCGACCAGGGACCAGACCCGGACACGGGAACGCGCCACACCCTCGACCCCGCGGCCGTGCGCGGGGGCCGGGCCTGGGGCGAGCGGATCCGCTCGCAGCTCGGCGCGGTGGAGGACGGACGAGAGCGCGTGATGCTCGCCCTCACGCACACCGGCTTCGCCCCCGAGGCCGACGGTGACCACGTGACGCTGCACGCGTGCCCGCTGCTCGACGCGGCGCGTGCGCACCCGGGAGTCGTGTGTGCGGTGCACCTGGGGCTCGTCGAGGGTGTGCTCGGTCGACGCGGCGCGACGCTCCACCCGCGCCCCGACACGCTGGGCTGCGGGGTCGGCCTCCCGTGA
- a CDS encoding DUF2237 domain-containing protein — protein MTERNVLGGELDPCGTDPVTGFHRDGTCTVGPQDVGLHAVCAVMTEEFLAHQAAVGNDLSTPRPEWHFPGLVPGDRWCVVALRWLQAYDAGVAAPVVLSATSERALDVVPLEVLRAHSVDVPPDLSGLE, from the coding sequence ATGACGGAGCGCAACGTCCTCGGCGGCGAGCTGGACCCGTGCGGCACCGACCCGGTCACCGGGTTCCACCGCGACGGCACGTGCACGGTCGGCCCGCAGGACGTCGGGCTGCACGCCGTCTGCGCGGTGATGACGGAGGAGTTCCTGGCCCACCAGGCTGCGGTCGGCAACGACCTCTCCACCCCACGGCCGGAGTGGCACTTCCCCGGCCTCGTGCCAGGAGACCGGTGGTGCGTGGTGGCGCTCCGCTGGCTGCAGGCGTACGACGCCGGAGTGGCCGCACCCGTGGTGCTGTCCGCGACGTCGGAGCGGGCGCTCGACGTCGTACCCCTCGAGGTGCTGCGGGCGCACTCGGTCGACGTGCCTCCGGACCTCAGCGGGCTGGAGTGA
- a CDS encoding MGMT family protein, translating into MDEDYVEAVLALVEQVPPGRVTTYGAIARLVGTAGPRQVGQVMALHGDAVPWWRVVHADGRPATCHDGTALKHLRAEGVPLTASGRVDVTPAR; encoded by the coding sequence ATGGACGAGGACTACGTGGAGGCCGTGCTCGCGCTGGTCGAGCAGGTGCCGCCGGGCCGGGTGACGACGTACGGCGCGATCGCCCGCCTCGTCGGCACGGCCGGTCCGCGCCAGGTCGGACAGGTGATGGCGCTGCACGGTGACGCGGTGCCGTGGTGGCGCGTCGTCCACGCGGACGGACGACCGGCGACATGCCACGACGGGACGGCGTTGAAGCACCTCCGCGCCGAGGGCGTGCCCCTCACCGCCAGCGGCCGCGTGGACGTCACTCCAGCCCGCTGA
- a CDS encoding DUF488 domain-containing protein, with protein sequence MGRLLTVGHGTLNRDALARLLADTGVELLIDVRRFPGSRHNPDVSSDALAQWVPEAGIDYRWEERLGGRRRRDKQADPDADGWWRVEAFRAYAAHTRTPEFLSALDDLVADVDEHDTTAVMCSESVWWRCHRRIVADAALLLRKVEVAHLSHDGKTTPHEPSAGARVVDGLLRYDAADT encoded by the coding sequence ATGGGGCGACTGCTCACGGTGGGGCACGGCACCCTGAACCGCGACGCCCTGGCGCGGCTCCTGGCCGACACCGGCGTCGAGCTGCTCATCGACGTACGCCGCTTCCCGGGCAGCCGGCACAACCCGGACGTCAGCAGCGACGCGCTGGCGCAGTGGGTGCCCGAGGCCGGCATCGACTACCGCTGGGAGGAACGGCTGGGCGGTCGCCGCCGACGCGACAAGCAAGCCGATCCCGACGCCGACGGCTGGTGGCGTGTCGAGGCGTTCCGGGCGTACGCCGCCCACACCCGGACGCCGGAGTTCCTCTCGGCCCTCGACGACCTGGTCGCCGACGTCGACGAGCACGACACCACTGCGGTCATGTGCAGCGAGAGCGTGTGGTGGCGCTGCCACCGCCGGATCGTCGCCGACGCCGCGCTCCTGCTGAGGAAGGTCGAGGTCGCCCATCTCTCCCACGACGGGAAGACCACGCCGCACGAGCCGTCGGCCGGCGCGCGCGTCGTCGACGGCCTCCTCCGCTACGACGCCGCGGACACGTGA
- a CDS encoding ATP-binding domain-containing protein produces MSTSRAGRVMRPALVHDTPNLRNTKQIHESFGPLAPSRMYSRGGDGPTVRFVATTQDDALEAADDAVDALLESGWEPRNVALLTTGHRHPVQVERTDFHDQEGYWRTYWDDDVFYGHVLGCKGLERRAVVLCLNEDGSRDRARERLYVGMSRATDELVVVGDPETVRRVAGDDVARRLGV; encoded by the coding sequence ATGAGTACGTCGAGGGCGGGCCGCGTCATGCGGCCCGCCCTCGTCCACGACACGCCGAACCTCCGCAACACCAAGCAGATCCACGAGTCGTTCGGCCCGCTGGCGCCGAGCCGGATGTACTCCCGCGGCGGCGACGGCCCGACCGTGCGCTTCGTCGCCACCACGCAGGACGACGCGCTCGAGGCGGCGGACGACGCAGTCGATGCCCTGCTCGAGTCGGGCTGGGAGCCGCGCAACGTGGCGCTCCTGACCACCGGCCACCGCCACCCCGTGCAGGTCGAGCGCACCGACTTCCACGACCAGGAGGGTTACTGGCGCACCTACTGGGACGACGACGTCTTCTACGGACACGTCCTCGGCTGCAAGGGACTCGAGCGCCGCGCGGTCGTGCTCTGCCTCAACGAGGACGGCTCGCGTGACCGCGCCCGTGAGCGGCTCTACGTCGGCATGTCCCGCGCCACCGACGAGCTCGTCGTGGTGGGGGACCCCGAGACCGTACGCCGGGTGGCAGGCGACGACGTGGCCCGGCGGCTCGGGGTGTGA
- a CDS encoding vitamin B12-dependent ribonucleotide reductase — MTETVSTRAKGAKGKGLTMERVFSTEGTHPYDAITWERRDVVQQNWKTGETVFEQRGVEYPDFWSVNASTIVTTKYFRGAVGTDAREWSLKQLIDRIVKTYTKAGIDHGYFATEADAEIFEHELTWLLVNQYFSFNSPVWFNVGTASPQQVSACFILSVDDSMDSILNWYKEEGFIFKGGSGAGLNLSRIRSSKELLSSGGTASGPVSFMRGADASAGTIKSGGATRRAAKMVVLDVDHPDIEEFVMTKAKEEDKIRALRDAGFDMDLGGADITSVQYQNANNSVRVNDEFMRAVEDGAGFGLRARGTGEVIETVDARELFRKISEAAWACADPGLQYDDTINDWHTNPETGRITASNPCSEYMSLDNSSCNLASLNLLKFLKDDDTFDAALFAKAVEFIITAMDISICFADFPTEPIGDTTRDYRQLGIGYANLGALLMAMGLGYDSEGGRSMAAAITSLMTGTSYKRSAELAGIVGPYAGYARNADAHKRVMRKHQAANDVVRVLHTEDGRTHKLATKAWADVIKLGEKFGFRNAQASVLAPTGTIGFMMDCDTTGIEPDFSLVKFKKLVGGGSMQIVNQTIPRALKKLGYQPEQVEAIVAYIGEHGHVIDAPGLKTEHYEIFDTAMGARALKPMGHVRMMAAAQPFLSGAISKTVNLPESATVEEIEDVYMQSWKLGLKATAIYRDNCKVGQPLSDGGGKAKKDAADKAAADSASSGGAVETKVVEKVVYAPVRKRLPKSRVSRTTSFTVGGAEGYMTSGAHDDGQLGEVFLKLGKQGSTLAGVMDAFSIAVSIGLQYGVPLETYVSKFTNLRFEPAGLTDDPDVRMAQSLMDYVWRRLALDYLTFEERSALGIYSAEERQRHLETGSYEPLVEETGSAAELVEADSSVAGRVEPRDEARIETQVVEADIVEASAKPAPAEAKTTAELFEKLTGTAVDSPLCMTCGTKMRPAGSCYVCEGCGSTSGCS, encoded by the coding sequence ATGACCGAGACGGTGAGCACCCGCGCCAAGGGAGCCAAGGGCAAGGGCCTGACCATGGAGCGCGTCTTCAGCACCGAGGGCACGCACCCCTACGACGCGATCACCTGGGAGCGCCGCGACGTCGTCCAGCAGAACTGGAAGACCGGCGAGACCGTCTTCGAGCAGCGCGGTGTCGAGTACCCCGACTTCTGGTCGGTCAACGCCTCCACCATCGTCACGACGAAGTACTTCCGCGGCGCGGTCGGCACGGACGCCCGCGAGTGGAGCCTCAAGCAGCTCATCGACCGGATCGTGAAGACGTACACGAAGGCCGGCATCGACCACGGCTACTTCGCCACCGAGGCCGACGCCGAGATCTTCGAGCACGAGCTCACCTGGCTGCTGGTCAACCAGTACTTCTCCTTCAACTCGCCCGTCTGGTTCAACGTCGGCACCGCGTCCCCGCAGCAGGTCAGCGCCTGCTTCATCCTCTCGGTCGACGACTCGATGGACTCGATCCTGAACTGGTACAAGGAGGAGGGCTTCATCTTCAAGGGCGGCTCCGGCGCCGGCCTCAACCTGTCCCGCATCCGCTCCTCCAAGGAGCTCCTCTCCTCCGGTGGCACGGCGAGCGGCCCGGTCTCCTTCATGCGCGGTGCGGACGCCTCCGCGGGCACCATCAAGTCGGGCGGCGCGACGCGTCGTGCGGCCAAGATGGTCGTCCTCGACGTCGACCACCCGGACATCGAGGAGTTCGTGATGACGAAGGCGAAGGAGGAGGACAAGATCCGCGCCCTCCGCGACGCCGGGTTCGACATGGACCTCGGTGGCGCCGACATCACCTCCGTCCAGTACCAGAACGCCAACAACTCGGTCCGCGTCAACGACGAGTTCATGCGCGCCGTCGAGGACGGCGCCGGGTTCGGCCTGCGCGCCCGCGGCACCGGCGAGGTCATCGAGACCGTCGACGCCCGCGAGCTGTTCCGCAAGATCAGCGAGGCCGCCTGGGCCTGCGCCGACCCGGGTCTGCAGTACGACGACACGATCAACGACTGGCACACCAACCCGGAGACCGGCCGCATCACCGCGTCCAACCCGTGCTCCGAATACATGTCGCTCGACAACTCCTCGTGCAACCTGGCGTCGCTCAACCTGCTGAAGTTCCTCAAGGACGACGACACCTTCGACGCCGCGCTCTTCGCCAAGGCCGTCGAGTTCATCATCACCGCGATGGACATCTCGATCTGCTTCGCCGACTTCCCGACCGAGCCGATCGGCGACACCACCCGCGACTACCGCCAGCTCGGCATCGGCTACGCCAACCTCGGCGCGCTGCTGATGGCGATGGGCCTGGGCTACGACTCCGAGGGTGGCCGCTCGATGGCTGCTGCGATCACCTCGCTCATGACCGGTACGTCGTACAAGCGCAGCGCCGAGCTCGCCGGCATCGTCGGCCCGTACGCCGGCTACGCCCGCAACGCCGACGCCCACAAGCGCGTGATGCGCAAGCACCAGGCGGCCAACGACGTCGTACGCGTGCTGCACACCGAGGACGGCCGCACGCACAAGCTGGCCACCAAGGCGTGGGCCGACGTGATCAAGCTGGGCGAGAAGTTCGGCTTCCGCAACGCGCAGGCCTCCGTGCTCGCGCCCACCGGCACCATCGGCTTCATGATGGACTGCGACACCACCGGCATCGAGCCCGACTTCTCCCTGGTGAAGTTCAAGAAGCTCGTCGGCGGCGGCTCCATGCAGATCGTCAACCAGACGATCCCGCGGGCGCTGAAGAAGCTCGGCTACCAGCCCGAGCAGGTCGAGGCGATCGTCGCCTACATCGGCGAGCACGGCCACGTCATCGACGCCCCGGGCCTGAAGACCGAGCACTACGAGATCTTCGACACCGCCATGGGCGCCCGCGCGCTCAAGCCGATGGGCCACGTGCGGATGATGGCGGCGGCCCAGCCGTTCCTCTCCGGCGCGATCTCCAAGACGGTCAACCTGCCCGAGAGCGCCACGGTCGAGGAGATCGAGGACGTCTACATGCAGTCCTGGAAGCTCGGGCTCAAGGCGACCGCGATCTACCGCGACAACTGCAAGGTCGGCCAGCCGCTGTCCGACGGTGGCGGCAAGGCCAAGAAGGACGCCGCCGACAAGGCCGCGGCCGACAGTGCATCGTCGGGTGGGGCCGTCGAGACCAAGGTCGTGGAGAAGGTCGTCTACGCCCCGGTCCGCAAGCGCCTGCCGAAGTCGCGAGTCTCGCGCACCACGTCGTTCACCGTCGGCGGTGCCGAGGGCTACATGACCTCCGGCGCCCACGACGACGGCCAGCTCGGCGAGGTCTTCCTCAAGCTCGGCAAGCAGGGGTCGACCCTGGCCGGCGTGATGGACGCCTTCTCGATCGCGGTGTCGATCGGCCTGCAGTACGGCGTGCCGCTGGAGACCTACGTCTCGAAGTTCACCAATCTGCGCTTCGAGCCCGCCGGCCTCACCGACGACCCGGACGTCCGCATGGCGCAGTCGCTGATGGACTACGTCTGGCGCCGCCTTGCCCTGGACTACCTCACCTTCGAGGAGCGCTCGGCCCTGGGCATCTACTCCGCCGAGGAGCGCCAGCGCCACCTCGAGACCGGCTCCTACGAGCCGCTCGTGGAGGAGACCGGCAGTGCAGCCGAGCTCGTCGAGGCGGACTCCTCTGTCGCTGGTCGAGTAGAGCCGAGGGACGAGGCTCGTATCGAGACCCAGGTCGTCGAGGCCGACATCGTGGAGGCCAGCGCCAAGCCGGCCCCCGCCGAGGCCAAGACCACCGCCGAGCTCTTCGAGAAGCTCACCGGCACCGCCGTCGACTCCCCGCTCTGCATGACCTGCGGGACGAAGATGCGCCCGGCCGGCTCGTGCTACGTGTGCGAGGGCTGCGGGAGCACCAGCGGCTGCAGCTGA
- the nrdR gene encoding transcriptional regulator NrdR, translated as MHCPYCKNEDTKVLDSRVADDGGSIRRRRSCAACDRRFTTVEKMQLTVLKRSGATEPFNRDKAIAGVRKACKGRPVTDAQLACLGQEVEDALRLSGQAEFDANDVGLAILSPLRALDEVAYLRFASVYRAFESAEDFDAEIKMLRLERAAADQPATTG; from the coding sequence ATGCACTGTCCCTACTGCAAGAACGAGGACACCAAGGTCCTCGACTCCCGGGTCGCCGACGACGGCGGTTCCATCCGTCGGCGCCGCAGCTGCGCCGCGTGCGACCGCCGCTTCACGACGGTCGAGAAGATGCAGCTCACGGTGCTCAAGCGCTCCGGCGCGACCGAGCCGTTCAACCGCGACAAGGCCATCGCCGGCGTCCGCAAGGCCTGCAAGGGCCGTCCGGTCACCGACGCCCAGCTCGCCTGCCTCGGCCAGGAGGTCGAGGACGCACTGCGCCTGAGCGGGCAGGCCGAGTTCGACGCCAACGACGTCGGCCTCGCGATCCTCAGCCCGCTGCGGGCGCTCGACGAGGTGGCCTACCTCCGGTTCGCCTCCGTCTATCGCGCGTTCGAGTCCGCCGAGGACTTCGACGCCGAGATCAAGATGCTCCGGCTCGAACGAGCCGCAGCCGATCAGCCCGCCACGACGGGTTGA